From Actinoplanes oblitus, a single genomic window includes:
- a CDS encoding putative Ig domain-containing protein has protein sequence MSSRGSSAVAASPAPPKSRPTRRISTLVLLSVASVLASYVAVPSVAQAAVTVLAVTNPGSQYSGVNVATSLTMAAGGGTTPYTWAATGLPAGLTLNSSTGVVTGAPTTAATYSARLTATDATKATASVTFSWVTGTAPTVTNPGTRASVVKVAVSQSMAATGAKTPYVWSATGLPAGLTINASTGAISGTPTTAGVYTTKVTATDAAKIPGSATFTWDVAAAAPAVTSPGTQQATIGAATNLPLAATGGTAPYTWAATGLPAGLTINTTTGVVSGTPTTAATSTVAVSITDAVKRTASTSFSVVTAAAPTVANPGAQTGTAGTAASKTITASGGTTPYTWAATGLPAGLSINTTTGVISGTPTTAGSSSVTVTATDATKRAGQVTFTWTIAAALTLPNPGSQQVTVAKPATITPSAAGGTSPYTWTATGLPTGLSINTTTGVISGTPAAAGTSSVTVTVKDAAARTATATFSVIAGIAPSVTGPGTQYGTTGVAVTKTLTATGGTSPYSWAATGLPAGLSINGGTGVITGTPTTAGSAAVTVTVTDASGRTGTTTFTWAVATPLVATNPGAQNGTTGTATTLTLTATGGTSPYTWTATGLPTGLTVTSGGVISGTPAAAGTSTATLTATDAAGRTSAVSVTWTVATPLVATNPGSQNGTTGTATTLTLTATGGTSPYTWTATGLPTGLTVTSGGAVTGTPGTAGDYTVAATATDAARRTSAVTFTIAVKGPVAVINPGAQTSVLDKATTLTLVAAGGSGTYTWSAANLPGGLTLDPATGVITGTPTTAATGSVTVTATDSAGRGNAATFGWTVVTPMTVTPPADQVGLEQQSVSVAAGAAGGTGTYTWAATGLPGGLTIDPATGKITGTLTLAGSATPKITATDGAGQTATAGFRWEVLATYRSTPVMDAGSVATITADGALAGTGAATNGIALLGGFAYLNKGTQLVKVNKSSGAVTVVAGSAASTDCGNAALGTDVRFAAQLRVIGSDGRFVYVYDECGLRRVDPATGATSTVGIPQLDYNYVYVKYGTVAGKYAYLVAETGTVYRYDLTSTDAKTYPYVLSSTGYGYGANAIAADDTYLYGLRPYDNMLYRINLATGERADLARLLVSDVYAMTSVGNYLYAAYRDMSSNPARALTIVRISKTDGSKVLVAPSGTGTTALAGVVGIASDGTKLYLADRDTTGTWLRSLTSVTAPAVAAPATTPIMDAGSVSTITVNGALTGTGPDTNGIALLGGFAYLNKGTQLVKVNKTSGAVTVVAGSAASTDCGNAALGADVRFAAQLRVIGSDGRFVYVYDECGLRRVDPATGGTSTVGVPRLDFNYLSVNYGTIAGNKAYLVATNGTIYRYELTSTETGVYPYALQAEYYGASAIAADDTYLYGLRYWDNMLYRINLATGERTEFARLLVSDVYAMTSVGNYLYAAYRDTATNSPARALTIVRISKTDGSKVLVSPSGAGTTALTGVVGIASDGTKLYLADRDTTGTWLRSLTSVTAPAIAVAPTGPVMEAGAVTTVAPAGTLAGTGPATNGIALLDGYAYLNKGTQLVKVNKSSGAATVVAGAAVDANCQNDSTGDGVRFSSQFRVIGSDGRFVYVYDECGLRRVDPATGGTSTVGVPRLDFNYLSVNYGTIAGKKAYLVATNGTIYRYELTSTETGVYPYALQAEYYGASAIAADDTYLYGLRYWDNTLYRINLATSERTAVARLGSSDVRAMTLVGDYLYLAVRSGADQYAISIDRINKVTGAGDGIVGGVISGLLDGPYYDARFSQITGIASDGSYLWVADGTALRKVKKIKKPVDPGGPTLPYETAGGSNPSNAYPCSSTCYGDPVQTDTGALTEPATDLSVNDHGGAFSMTRTYSSTTAGTKSVLGYGWAWPYGMNLAQPSPSTVRVTQENGSAAAFAKQADGTYQGAPRLQATLVKNGDGTWTFTRKRELTMVFDAAGKIVRQVSRNGMTMTFSYNASSQLTTVTLGSGRALAFTYDSDGYLETVTAPSGAKVTYTRDSAGNLTTVTGPENITNRYEYDSKHLLTKYTDPRGAETVNEFDEFSRVVKQTEPMNQVWEFAYATGDVVGTSTVTITKPGKIKTIEEYVDGQLRKRTEAAGTAVAASTYWDYDQATSQPVSITGPDGTVNEFTYDAAGNTLSHTDPLHRTTPWTYDAYGDKLTEQTPDGQTSRFTYDDRGNLLTSTTPSGQVNKLAYNADNTLDSRETDEGHKTTYQYDTNGDLLKVIDPMQRPVTYGYDPDGRVRTVTNALLQVTSTTTFDDAGRTVAVVDANGGTTAYEYYPDGTQYSVTDPETNLKSYTEYDLAGRLTRTTDRAGRHTDYTYTAAGQVEKVTDPNGNTVEYTYDALGDKLTEKTAAGTTKFTYDAAGRLLTTELPSGAVTRTVYDDAGQVVKTIDAKLKETVYTYDQAGRVASVTDPDHRVTRTVYTADGRIDTVTNADGSTVRYEYYDDGGLKQVTDPDQGVTSYTYNDAGQTDSRTLPGGIVTRYTYDEAARPKDTVQNDGTTATRHYDKAGRVSDLTYDDPATAAVHYEYDKAGRRTGMADGTGTTSYQYDHDGRLTSSRNGAGNTVGYEYDAAGRLHKLTYPGGDTLTYEYDAANRMTSATDWTGKVTTFGWTADSSLDVQTTPDGVTDDLDYDRNGRISSIRITNPAANVTAFTYQYDDAGQLTTSNGPTGNQNYDYDQRGQVASVTTTSGEGATGAYTITPNGLLTALPDKTTNAYDAARRLTSTTAPSGAVSGYGYDQRGNRTSTGIAGATPTTYTYDRANRITAVTRGTTAVAYTYDGDGLRTGRTSGGTTRDFVWAAKGALPLLLDDGANRYLYGPNLTPYAQVSRTGAVTYLHTDALGSVRVITDSTGTVAGTNTYDTYGNRTLHTGTDSAIGYTGNWTDPVTSLLYLRARDYDPATGQFLTIDPNVDQTLQPYAYAENNPLQNTDPSGQCPLCVSALVGGVIGGVVSGASYAWQHRNDDNFNYTDMAKAAGKGALTGAIAGALMPGAGILAASALGLEGAAATATAWAVNAAVGAAFTWATNTIDCQPTTAMDLAIGAVTAGFGSKFRGTRTAAGGRAAERDLASGTCSFSGDTRVLMADGTTKAIEDIKPGDDVAVTDAEHGTDSTREVIHTWVHQDDLYQLVIDGQKLITTENHPFWDVTDQAWERADQLDAGDLLRTPNGGHGRVDSFDPISVAQGLAYNLTVDGIHTYYVLAGSEPVLVHNICDPFDRALYSGNRLRLNEGPVPKKALDVLNHVDTKKAAPPGYKGNRPWGNDGSRGSSILPGQNSVKYTEWDVNPKVRGQDRGGERLVTGNDGSAWYTDDHYASFYRAR, from the coding sequence ATGAGTAGTCGTGGGTCAAGCGCCGTCGCCGCGTCGCCGGCGCCGCCGAAGTCCCGGCCGACGCGGCGCATCAGCACCCTGGTGCTGCTCAGCGTCGCCTCGGTGCTCGCGAGCTATGTCGCCGTACCGTCAGTCGCACAGGCCGCCGTGACCGTCCTGGCCGTCACCAACCCCGGCAGCCAGTACAGCGGCGTCAACGTCGCGACCAGCCTCACGATGGCGGCCGGCGGCGGCACCACGCCCTACACCTGGGCCGCGACCGGACTGCCGGCCGGGCTGACCCTGAACAGCTCCACCGGCGTCGTCACCGGCGCCCCGACGACCGCCGCGACCTACTCGGCGAGGCTGACCGCCACCGACGCGACCAAGGCCACCGCCAGCGTCACGTTCAGCTGGGTCACCGGCACCGCCCCGACCGTCACCAACCCCGGCACCCGCGCCTCGGTGGTCAAGGTCGCGGTCAGCCAGAGCATGGCGGCGACCGGCGCGAAGACCCCGTACGTGTGGTCGGCCACCGGCCTGCCCGCCGGCCTGACCATCAACGCGTCGACCGGCGCGATCTCCGGCACCCCGACCACCGCCGGTGTCTACACCACCAAGGTCACCGCCACCGACGCCGCGAAGATCCCCGGCAGCGCCACGTTCACCTGGGATGTCGCCGCGGCGGCCCCGGCCGTGACCAGCCCCGGCACCCAGCAGGCCACCATCGGCGCCGCGACGAACCTGCCGCTGGCCGCGACCGGTGGCACCGCCCCCTACACCTGGGCGGCCACCGGCCTGCCCGCCGGGCTGACCATCAACACCACCACCGGCGTGGTGTCGGGAACCCCCACCACGGCGGCGACGAGCACGGTGGCGGTGAGCATCACCGACGCGGTCAAGCGCACCGCCAGCACCTCGTTCAGCGTGGTCACCGCCGCCGCTCCGACGGTCGCCAACCCCGGCGCCCAGACCGGCACGGCAGGCACGGCCGCCTCGAAGACCATCACCGCCTCCGGCGGGACGACGCCGTACACCTGGGCGGCCACCGGCCTGCCCGCCGGGCTGAGCATCAACACCACCACCGGCGTCATCAGCGGCACGCCCACCACCGCGGGCAGCAGCTCGGTGACCGTCACCGCCACCGACGCCACCAAGCGGGCCGGCCAGGTCACCTTCACCTGGACGATCGCTGCCGCGCTGACCCTGCCCAACCCCGGCAGCCAGCAGGTCACCGTCGCCAAGCCGGCCACCATCACCCCGAGCGCGGCCGGCGGCACCAGCCCGTACACCTGGACCGCGACCGGCCTGCCCACCGGCCTGAGCATCAACACCACCACCGGCGTCATCAGCGGCACGCCGGCCGCGGCCGGCACCTCGTCGGTGACCGTCACCGTCAAGGACGCCGCCGCGCGCACCGCCACCGCCACGTTCTCCGTGATCGCCGGCATCGCCCCCTCGGTGACCGGCCCGGGCACCCAGTACGGCACCACCGGCGTGGCGGTCACCAAGACCCTGACCGCCACCGGCGGCACCAGCCCGTACAGCTGGGCGGCCACCGGCCTGCCCGCCGGGCTGAGCATCAACGGCGGCACCGGCGTGATCACCGGCACCCCCACCACCGCCGGCAGCGCCGCCGTCACCGTCACCGTCACCGACGCCTCCGGCCGTACCGGGACGACCACCTTCACCTGGGCCGTGGCCACGCCGCTGGTCGCCACCAACCCGGGCGCCCAGAACGGCACCACCGGCACCGCCACCACGCTGACCCTGACCGCCACCGGCGGCACCAGCCCGTACACCTGGACCGCGACCGGCCTGCCCACCGGCCTGACGGTCACCAGCGGCGGCGTCATCAGCGGCACGCCGGCCGCCGCCGGGACGTCCACCGCCACCCTGACCGCCACCGACGCCGCCGGCCGCACCAGCGCCGTCTCCGTCACCTGGACGGTCGCCACGCCGCTGGTCGCCACCAACCCGGGCAGCCAGAACGGCACCACCGGCACCGCCACCACGCTGACCCTGACCGCCACCGGCGGCACCAGCCCGTACACCTGGACCGCGACCGGCCTGCCCACCGGCCTGACGGTCACCAGCGGCGGCGCCGTCACCGGCACGCCGGGCACCGCCGGTGACTACACCGTCGCGGCCACGGCCACCGACGCGGCGAGGCGGACCAGCGCCGTCACCTTCACGATCGCCGTCAAGGGCCCGGTCGCGGTGATCAACCCCGGCGCGCAGACCAGCGTCCTCGACAAGGCCACCACCCTGACCCTGGTGGCCGCCGGCGGCAGCGGCACCTACACCTGGTCCGCGGCGAACCTGCCCGGCGGGCTCACCCTCGACCCGGCCACCGGCGTCATCACCGGTACGCCCACCACCGCGGCCACCGGCTCGGTCACCGTCACCGCCACCGACAGCGCCGGGCGCGGCAACGCGGCCACCTTCGGCTGGACCGTCGTGACGCCGATGACCGTCACCCCGCCGGCCGACCAGGTCGGCCTGGAGCAGCAGAGCGTCAGCGTCGCCGCCGGCGCGGCGGGCGGCACCGGCACCTACACCTGGGCCGCCACCGGCCTGCCCGGCGGCCTCACCATCGATCCCGCCACCGGCAAGATCACCGGCACGCTGACCCTGGCCGGCTCGGCCACCCCCAAGATCACCGCGACCGACGGCGCCGGCCAGACCGCCACCGCCGGGTTCCGGTGGGAGGTGCTCGCCACCTACCGGAGCACCCCGGTGATGGACGCCGGTTCGGTCGCCACGATCACCGCGGACGGCGCGCTCGCCGGTACCGGAGCCGCCACCAACGGCATCGCCCTGCTCGGCGGCTTCGCCTACCTGAACAAGGGCACCCAGCTCGTCAAGGTCAACAAGAGCAGCGGCGCGGTCACCGTGGTCGCCGGCTCCGCCGCCTCCACCGACTGCGGCAACGCGGCACTCGGCACTGACGTCCGGTTCGCCGCCCAGCTGCGGGTGATCGGCTCCGACGGCCGGTTCGTCTACGTCTACGACGAGTGCGGCCTGCGCCGCGTCGACCCCGCCACCGGCGCGACCAGCACCGTCGGAATCCCCCAGCTCGACTACAACTACGTCTACGTCAAGTACGGCACGGTCGCCGGCAAGTACGCCTACCTGGTCGCCGAGACCGGCACCGTCTACCGCTACGACCTCACCTCGACCGACGCGAAGACCTACCCGTACGTGCTGAGCAGCACCGGCTACGGGTACGGCGCGAACGCGATCGCCGCGGACGACACGTACCTCTACGGCCTGCGCCCCTACGACAACATGCTGTACCGGATCAACCTGGCCACCGGCGAACGCGCCGATCTCGCCCGCCTGCTGGTCTCCGACGTGTACGCGATGACCTCGGTCGGCAACTACCTCTACGCCGCCTACCGGGACATGTCGAGCAACCCGGCGCGAGCGCTGACCATCGTCCGGATCAGCAAGACCGACGGCAGCAAGGTGCTCGTCGCGCCGAGCGGCACCGGCACCACAGCCCTGGCCGGCGTGGTCGGCATCGCCAGCGACGGCACCAAGCTCTACCTGGCCGACCGGGACACCACCGGCACCTGGCTGCGCTCGCTCACCTCCGTCACCGCCCCCGCCGTCGCGGCTCCGGCCACCACTCCGATCATGGACGCCGGCTCGGTCTCGACGATCACCGTCAACGGCGCGCTCACCGGCACCGGCCCGGACACCAACGGCATCGCCCTGCTCGGCGGCTTCGCCTACCTCAACAAGGGCACCCAGCTCGTCAAGGTCAACAAGACCAGCGGCGCGGTCACCGTGGTCGCCGGCTCCGCCGCCTCCACCGACTGCGGCAACGCGGCACTCGGCGCCGACGTCCGGTTCGCCGCCCAGCTGCGGGTGATCGGCTCCGACGGCCGGTTCGTCTACGTCTACGACGAGTGCGGCCTGCGCCGCGTCGACCCCGCCACCGGCGGCACCAGCACCGTCGGCGTGCCGCGGCTCGACTTCAACTACCTCTCCGTCAACTACGGCACGATCGCCGGTAACAAGGCCTACCTGGTCGCCACGAACGGCACCATCTACCGCTACGAGCTGACCTCCACCGAGACCGGCGTCTACCCCTACGCCCTGCAGGCCGAGTACTACGGCGCGAGCGCCATCGCCGCCGACGACACGTACCTCTACGGCCTGCGGTACTGGGACAACATGCTGTACCGGATCAACCTGGCCACCGGCGAACGTACCGAGTTCGCCCGCCTGCTGGTCTCCGACGTGTACGCGATGACCTCGGTCGGCAACTACCTCTACGCCGCCTACCGGGACACCGCCACCAACAGCCCGGCCCGCGCGCTGACCATCGTGCGGATCAGCAAGACCGACGGCAGCAAGGTGCTGGTCTCGCCCAGCGGAGCCGGCACCACGGCACTGACCGGCGTGGTCGGGATCGCCAGTGACGGCACCAAGCTCTACCTGGCCGACCGGGACACCACCGGCACCTGGCTGCGCTCGCTGACCTCGGTCACCGCCCCGGCCATCGCGGTGGCGCCGACCGGCCCGGTGATGGAGGCCGGCGCGGTCACCACCGTCGCCCCCGCCGGCACCCTGGCCGGCACCGGCCCGGCCACCAACGGCATCGCGCTGCTGGACGGGTACGCCTACCTCAACAAGGGCACCCAGCTCGTCAAGGTCAACAAGTCGTCCGGCGCGGCCACCGTGGTCGCCGGCGCCGCCGTCGACGCCAACTGTCAGAACGACTCGACGGGTGACGGAGTCCGGTTCTCCAGCCAGTTCCGGGTGATCGGGTCGGACGGCCGGTTCGTCTACGTCTACGACGAGTGCGGCCTGCGCCGGGTCGACCCCGCCACCGGCGGCACCAGCACCGTCGGCGTGCCGCGGCTCGACTTCAACTACCTCTCCGTCAACTACGGCACGATCGCCGGCAAGAAGGCCTACCTGGTCGCCACGAACGGCACCATCTACCGCTACGAGCTGACCTCCACCGAGACCGGCGTCTACCCCTACGCCCTGCAGGCCGAGTACTACGGCGCGAGCGCCATCGCCGCCGACGACACGTACCTCTACGGCCTGCGGTACTGGGACAACACGCTCTACCGGATCAACCTGGCGACCAGTGAGCGCACCGCCGTCGCCCGGCTCGGCAGCAGTGACGTCCGCGCGATGACGCTGGTCGGCGACTACCTGTACCTCGCCGTCCGCTCGGGCGCCGACCAGTACGCCATCAGCATCGACCGGATCAACAAGGTGACCGGCGCGGGCGACGGCATCGTCGGCGGCGTCATCTCCGGGCTGCTCGACGGGCCCTACTACGACGCCCGGTTCAGCCAGATCACCGGCATCGCCAGCGACGGCAGCTACCTGTGGGTGGCCGACGGCACCGCGCTGCGCAAGGTCAAGAAGATCAAGAAGCCGGTCGACCCGGGTGGCCCCACGCTGCCCTACGAGACCGCCGGCGGCAGCAACCCGTCGAACGCCTACCCGTGCAGCTCCACCTGCTACGGCGACCCGGTGCAGACCGACACCGGCGCCCTGACCGAGCCGGCCACCGACCTGAGCGTCAACGACCACGGCGGCGCCTTCTCGATGACGCGCACGTACAGCTCCACCACGGCCGGCACCAAGAGCGTGCTCGGCTACGGCTGGGCCTGGCCGTACGGCATGAACCTCGCCCAGCCCTCGCCGTCCACGGTGCGGGTGACGCAGGAGAACGGCAGCGCCGCGGCGTTCGCGAAGCAGGCCGACGGCACCTACCAGGGCGCCCCGCGCCTGCAGGCCACGCTGGTCAAGAACGGTGACGGCACCTGGACCTTCACCCGCAAGCGCGAGCTGACCATGGTGTTCGACGCGGCCGGCAAGATCGTCCGGCAGGTCAGCCGCAACGGCATGACGATGACGTTCTCCTACAACGCGTCGTCGCAGCTGACGACGGTCACGCTCGGCTCCGGCCGGGCCCTGGCCTTCACCTACGACAGCGACGGTTACCTGGAGACGGTCACCGCGCCGTCCGGCGCGAAGGTCACCTACACCCGGGACAGCGCCGGCAACCTGACCACGGTCACCGGCCCCGAGAACATCACCAACAGGTACGAGTACGACAGCAAGCACCTGCTGACCAAGTACACCGACCCGCGCGGCGCGGAGACGGTGAACGAGTTCGACGAGTTCAGCCGGGTCGTCAAGCAGACCGAGCCGATGAACCAGGTCTGGGAGTTCGCCTACGCCACCGGCGACGTGGTGGGCACCTCGACGGTGACCATCACCAAGCCCGGCAAGATCAAAACCATTGAGGAGTACGTCGACGGGCAGCTGCGCAAGCGGACCGAGGCGGCCGGCACGGCGGTGGCGGCCAGCACGTACTGGGACTACGACCAGGCCACCTCGCAGCCGGTGAGCATCACCGGCCCGGACGGCACGGTCAACGAGTTCACCTACGACGCCGCCGGCAACACGCTCAGCCACACCGACCCGCTGCACCGCACCACGCCCTGGACGTACGACGCCTACGGCGACAAGCTGACCGAGCAGACGCCGGACGGGCAGACCAGCCGCTTCACCTACGACGACCGGGGCAACCTGCTCACCAGCACCACCCCGAGCGGGCAGGTCAACAAGCTGGCCTACAACGCCGACAACACGCTCGACTCGCGGGAGACCGACGAGGGCCACAAGACCACTTACCAGTACGACACCAACGGCGACCTGCTGAAGGTCATCGACCCGATGCAGCGGCCGGTGACCTACGGCTACGACCCGGACGGCCGGGTCCGCACCGTCACCAACGCGCTGCTGCAGGTCACCAGCACCACCACGTTCGATGACGCCGGCCGCACCGTCGCGGTCGTCGACGCGAACGGCGGCACCACCGCCTACGAGTACTACCCGGACGGCACCCAGTACTCGGTCACCGACCCGGAGACCAACCTCAAGAGCTACACCGAGTACGACCTCGCCGGCCGGCTCACCCGCACCACCGACCGGGCCGGCCGGCACACCGACTACACCTACACCGCGGCCGGTCAGGTCGAGAAGGTCACCGACCCCAACGGCAACACCGTCGAGTACACCTACGACGCGCTCGGCGACAAGCTCACCGAGAAGACCGCGGCGGGCACCACCAAGTTCACGTACGACGCGGCCGGGCGGCTGCTGACCACCGAACTCCCGTCGGGCGCCGTCACCAGGACGGTGTACGACGACGCCGGCCAGGTCGTCAAGACGATCGACGCCAAGCTCAAGGAGACCGTCTACACCTACGACCAGGCCGGTCGGGTCGCGTCCGTCACCGACCCGGACCACCGGGTGACCCGCACGGTCTACACCGCCGACGGCCGGATCGACACGGTCACCAACGCGGACGGCTCCACGGTCCGGTACGAGTACTACGACGACGGCGGCCTGAAGCAGGTCACCGACCCCGACCAGGGCGTCACCAGCTACACCTACAACGACGCCGGCCAGACCGACTCCCGCACGCTGCCCGGCGGCATCGTCACCCGCTACACCTACGACGAGGCGGCCCGGCCCAAGGACACCGTCCAGAACGACGGCACCACCGCGACCCGCCACTACGACAAGGCCGGGCGGGTCAGCGACCTCACCTACGACGACCCGGCGACCGCCGCGGTGCACTACGAGTACGACAAGGCCGGCCGCCGCACCGGCATGGCCGACGGCACCGGCACCACCAGTTACCAGTACGACCACGACGGCCGGCTGACCAGCAGCCGCAACGGCGCCGGCAACACCGTCGGCTACGAGTACGACGCCGCCGGCCGGCTGCACAAGCTGACCTACCCCGGTGGCGACACGCTCACCTACGAGTACGACGCCGCGAACCGGATGACCTCGGCCACCGACTGGACCGGCAAGGTCACCACCTTCGGCTGGACCGCCGACAGCAGCCTCGACGTCCAGACCACCCCGGACGGGGTCACCGACGACCTCGACTACGACCGCAACGGCCGCATCTCGTCCATCCGGATCACCAACCCGGCCGCCAACGTCACCGCCTTCACCTACCAGTACGACGACGCCGGCCAGCTCACCACGAGCAACGGCCCGACCGGCAACCAGAACTACGACTACGACCAGCGGGGCCAGGTCGCCTCGGTCACCACGACCAGCGGCGAGGGCGCCACCGGTGCCTACACCATCACGCCGAACGGCCTGCTCACCGCCCTGCCCGACAAGACCACCAACGCCTACGACGCGGCCCGGCGGCTGACCAGCACCACCGCGCCGAGCGGGGCGGTCAGCGGCTACGGCTACGACCAGCGCGGCAACCGCACCAGCACCGGCATCGCCGGCGCCACCCCGACCACCTACACCTACGACCGGGCCAACCGGATCACCGCCGTCACGCGCGGCACCACCGCCGTCGCCTACACCTACGACGGCGACGGCCTGCGCACCGGCCGGACCAGCGGCGGCACCACCCGCGACTTCGTGTGGGCCGCCAAGGGCGCCCTGCCCCTGCTGCTAGACGACGGCGCCAACCGCTACCTGTACGGGCCGAACCTGACCCCGTACGCGCAGGTCTCCCGCACCGGCGCCGTCACCTACCTGCACACCGACGCTCTCGGCTCGGTCCGGGTCATCACCGACTCGACCGGCACCGTCGCCGGCACCAACACGTACGACACCTACGGCAACCGCACCCTGCACACCGGCACCGACAGCGCGATCGGCTACACCGGAAACTGGACCGACCCGGTCACCAGCCTGCTCTACCTGCGGGCCCGCGACTACGACCCGGCCACCGGCCAGTTCCTCACCATCGACCCCAACGTCGACCAGACCCTGCAGCCGTACGCGTACGCCGAGAACAACCCGCTGCAGAACACCGACCCCTCCGGCCAGTGCCCGCTCTGCGTCAGCGCCCTGGTCGGCGGCGTGATCGGCGGCGTGGTCAGCGGCGCCAGCTACGCCTGGCAGCACCGCAACGACGACAACTTCAACTACACCGACATGGCGAAGGCGGCGGGCAAGGGCGCCCTCACCGGAGCCATCGCCGGTGCCCTGATGCCCGGCGCCGGCATCCTCGCGGCCAGCGCCCTCGGCCTCGAAGGCGCCGCCGCCACCGCCACCGCCTGGGCCGTCAACGCCGCCGTCGGCGCCGCCTTCACCTGGGCCACCAACACCATCGACTGTCAGCCCACCACCGCCATGGACCTGGCCATCGGCGCCGTCACCGCCGGTTTCGGCAGCAAGTTCCGCGGCACCCGAACCGCCGCCGGCGGCCGAGCCGCCGAACGCGACCTGGCCAGCGGTACCTGCAGCTTCTCCGGCGACACCCGGGTCCTGATGGCCGACGGCACCACCAAGGCCATCGAGGACATCAAGCCGGGTGACGACGTCGCGGTGACCGACGCCGAGCACGGTACGGACTCCACGCGTGAGGTCATCCACACGTGGGTGCACCAGGACGACCTCTACCAACTGGTGATCGACGGCCAAAAGCTGATCACCACCGAGAACCACCCGTTCTGGGACGTCACCGACCAGGCGTGGGAGCGAGCCGACCAACTCGACGCCGGCGACCTCCTGCGCACGCCGAACGGCGGACACGGCCGAGTCGACTCCTTCGACCCGATCTCCGTTGCGCAGGGCCTTGCCTACAACCTCACCGTCGACGGCATCCACACCTACTACGTCCTCGCCGGTTCTGAACCTGTACTCGTACACAACATCTGCGACCCGTTCGACAGGGCCCTGTATTCCGGCAATCGTCTTCGCTTGAACGAGGGCCCGGTCCCCAAGAAGGCGCTGGATGTGCTCAACCACGTCGACACCAAGAAGGCGGCACCGCCGGGTTATAAGGGAAACAGGCCTTGGGGAAATGACGGCTCGCGGGGTTCTTCAATTCTTCCCGGGCAGAACTCAGTAAAATACACAGAATGGGATGTGAATCCGAAGGTAAGAGGCCAGGACCGAGGCGGGGAGCGCCTGGTTACCGGCAACGATGGATCGGCCTGGTACACCGATGATCACTACGCCTCCTTCTATCGAGCGCGGTAG
- a CDS encoding DUF2716 domain-containing protein, with protein MPAWEHLPEDLYRKFWDAFDRKFDFRAGYAEPDAAIIEPSPSVTFDLHPLFADPGATFAAGQAAINAITLFSMTQAFSAEERLLVLDWQHSCHWFWPHRHAVADDETWPVEVFPDGDYHTFLTEDMTEGTFGHPWEQTLCVFGPRLMPKLGPILMSWLPIKRSRPR; from the coding sequence ATGCCGGCATGGGAGCACCTCCCGGAAGACCTTTACAGGAAGTTCTGGGATGCCTTCGACAGAAAATTTGATTTCAGGGCCGGGTACGCAGAGCCTGACGCCGCCATCATTGAGCCAAGCCCATCAGTGACGTTCGACCTCCACCCGCTCTTCGCCGATCCAGGTGCCACGTTTGCAGCCGGACAAGCGGCAATCAATGCCATTACTCTTTTCTCAATGACACAAGCGTTCTCCGCCGAAGAACGCCTTCTCGTATTGGATTGGCAGCATTCCTGCCATTGGTTCTGGCCACATCGCCACGCTGTCGCGGACGACGAGACTTGGCCTGTCGAAGTATTCCCGGACGGGGATTACCACACCTTCCTCACCGAAGACATGACCGAGGGCACCTTCGGCCACCCTTGGGAACAAACACTTTGCGTTTTCGGTCCTCGATTGATGCCGAAACTTGGTCCGATACTGATGAGCTGGCTTCCCATCAAGCGCTCTCGTCCGCGCTGA
- a CDS encoding antibiotic biosynthesis monooxygenase has translation MESPPQLAVTVAITRRADPARDAEMAAWVRAGASLAEDFPGFLGTGWVRPEPGSPEWHMLYRFADATSLREWEESPQRQWWLSSAEGFVEHTRVEKRTGIEGWFDPPRELKVDHQPPSTPPRWKQATTIWLGFFPVSLLSGWLLAPHLVTLNLVLRTLISTLVLTPIMTYLVLPHVTRALQPWLRR, from the coding sequence ATGGAGTCTCCGCCGCAGCTAGCAGTCACCGTCGCCATCACCCGGCGGGCCGATCCGGCCCGGGATGCCGAGATGGCCGCCTGGGTCCGTGCCGGCGCCTCGCTCGCCGAAGACTTCCCCGGTTTCCTCGGCACCGGCTGGGTCCGCCCGGAGCCGGGTTCCCCGGAATGGCACATGCTCTACCGCTTCGCCGACGCCACCTCCCTGCGCGAGTGGGAGGAGTCCCCGCAGCGCCAGTGGTGGCTCTCGTCGGCCGAGGGCTTCGTCGAGCACACCCGCGTCGAGAAGCGCACCGGCATCGAGGGCTGGTTCGACCCGCCCCGCGAGCTGAAGGTCGACCACCAGCCCCCGTCCACCCCACCCCGCTGGAAACAGGCCACCACCATCTGGCTCGGCTTCTTCCCGGTCAGCCTGCTCTCCGGCTGGCTGCTGGCCCCGCATCTGGTCACCTTGAACCTGGTGCTCCGCACCTTGATCAGCACGCTGGTCCTGACCCCGATCATGACCTACCTGGTCCTGCCCCACGTCACCCGAGCCCTCCAGCCCTGGCTCCGCCGCTGA